One window of Mesoplodon densirostris isolate mMesDen1 chromosome 15, mMesDen1 primary haplotype, whole genome shotgun sequence genomic DNA carries:
- the TXNDC2 gene encoding thioredoxin domain-containing protein 2, which produces MESDEAGAPEEPEMRPVNQADMNEESPSLQVLSSHVTLLVPAHTPEAFVHEVSNIQHIPAERSEVLRAMDTLPPEQGSDTLSSPAQTIPLKQADTPNSPTQTIPTDQTDALNFPEETIPPKVGDILNFPAKIISPKQADTPKSPAKIISPKQDDTPSSPLKTILCKQADIPNSSEKNTSPKQGNTPNFPAKFILPRQGHAHKLSAKTILSKQCDTPKFSAKTILPKEGDAPKSLEDTIQPIEGNLQSADEAMEVLEEDLVKVILSKEDFEVALKEAGERLVAVDFSATWCRPCRSIKPLFQSLSVKHKDVVFLEVDADECEGLAKDCNIVCTPTFQFYKKEEKVGEFSGALKEKLETFITALK; this is translated from the exons ATGGAAAGTGATGAAGCTGGAGCCCCGGAAGAACCGGAAATGAGGCCAGTCAATCAAGCAGACATGAATGAAG AAAGTCCATCATTACAGGTTCTATCCAGCCATGTGACACTCCTGGTCCCAGCACACACCCCGGAGGCCTTTGTCCATGAGGTCAGCAACATTCAACACATACCTGCGGAGCGGTCTGAAGTCCTACGGGCCATGGACACACTCCCACCTGAGCAGGGCAGTGACACCCTCAGCTCCCCAGCCCAAACTATCCCCCTCAAGCAG GCTGACACCCCCAATTCCCCAACCCAAACCATTCCAACCGATCAGACTGACGCCCTCAATTTCCCAGAAGAAACCATCCCACCAAAAGTGGGTGACATTCTCAATTTCCCAGCCAAAATCATTTCACCCAAGCAGGCTGACACCCCCAAGTCCCCAGCCAAAATCATTTCACCAAAGCAGGATGACACCCCCAGTTCCCCACTCAAAACCATCCTGTGCAAGCAGGCTGACATCCCCAATTCCTCAGAAAAAAATACCTCGCCCAAGCAGGGCAATACCCCCAATTTTCCAGCAAAATTCATTTTGCCCAGGCAGGGCCACGCCCACAAGCTCTCAGCCAAAACTATTCTATCCAAGCAGTGTGACACCCCAAAGTTCTCAGCCAAAACAATTCTGCCCAAGGAGGGTGATGCCCCCAAGTCCTTAGAAGACACCATCCAGCCAATAGAAGGCAACCTGCAGTCAGCAGATGAAGCCATGGAGGTCCTGGAGGAGGACCTGGTGAAGGTGATCCTGAGCAAGGAAGACTTCGAGGTGGCGCTGAAGGAAGCTGGGGAGAGACTGGTGGCTGTGGACTTCTCGGCCACGTGGTGCAGGCCTTGCAGGTCAATCAAGCCCCTTTTCCAGTCCCTGTCCGTGAAGCACAAGGATGTGGTGTTCCTGGAAGTGGACGCTGATGAGTGTGAGGGGCTGGCGAAAGACTGCAATATCGTTTGCACCCCAacttttcagttttataaaaaagaagaaaaggtgggTGAATTTTCTGGTGCCCTTAAGGAAAAACTTGAGACATTCATTACAGCATTAAAGTGA